The genomic stretch gttcatatttgtgCCTCAGCAGCGAGCTGCTCTTCTGAAAGATCTTGTCGCACAGGTCACAGGCGTACATGCCGCTATCtgtcttcttcatcttcttcctcgGAGGGCCCGAGTCGGAGTCGTTCTGCTCCTCGACTGTGGAAACGCCCTCCGAGCCCGTGTCCTGCCTGTCCTCCTGGGGAATGTGAGAAATCAGAGACACTTGTAGGAATGCAGAGTTAGGCTTTTCTATCTGTTCGACAGCAAAAGACAATTGATGACTCAGAATACCAGTAAACTGTCTATGCGTCCTTTGCAGGATGTGATGCTGAATCACTCCCTGATCATAGCTCTTTATTAACCTTTTCCTTGGCTGGAAACATCCACCCTATAAACCAGCACACCTACAGTTTAGTCCTGTCCCTGAATGTCTACAGCTTATCCACTGCTGCACTCAaacaggatgcttggcattacTAAAGAGCAGATATATACATAGGGCTCCTTTTTACAGGACAGGTCTATGCCAATCCACTTAACACAAAAGTATAATACAACAACGATAAATCAATGCGGCAGGCAGAGGTGCGGTGCTTAAACAGATTCCAACAGATCAATAGAAGCTTTGCAGTAAAGTGCAGCTTCATGTCCTCTGGGTGACAGCCCAGGAAGATCACTCACACACCCAGGAATCTACATCCATCATTACAAGCCCATTAGGTGTCTGCACAATGAAGAACTATTAAGGGCTATCATTTTTACAAAGAGCCCAATTTTGACATTTCTATATATGActtattgatttgattttggATGGTTTCAGACTATCTATCATGTTATGGTGGTTCTGAACAATAACAAGTAATGATCTGAACCATATATGGATTGAATGCTTTGATTGATTGCACCAAAAAGATAAAAGTCAAATTGATTCCAATCCACTTGATTCTCAAAGTTGCTAATGGATTAAACACTGAATCcggttttaattaaataattggAGGCAAACATGTTTTCTGATAACTCTGAAATGCTGTGGAAACTTATAAAGCTGTGAAAATCTAAAAATCACAACCTATGTAAACATTAAGCAAAGAGTCTGAATTAAAGTGATAGTTTAGATTAATTTTAGAAAATATGCTTATAGAGGAGCTATTCTGCTCACTAGACTGTAGATGAACAGAGGGGTTGCACCAGGATTATTCTGAAttgtgactcatgcaaagctgctctattaGAGtctgagaataaaaataaagagctaGAAATGGGCATAATAGGTCACCTTTTTAAGCTTTGATGGGGAGAGTCGGATAAAGAGATAGAAAATCTAAAGCTACCACTAGCCACTTAGCTTAGTGTGCCATAAAGACTTGAAAGGGGGCACAGCAACCTGGTTCTGTCAAAATGTAACAAAGCCCACCTACTAGCACATTTACGTTTCACTAGTTGAGAATTTTGGCCTCCTTTGGCACTTAAGTTAATGGTTACAGGTTAATTAGTGTGCCTTATTAACTATAAGTCAGAACGTTTGTTTTACATATTGTCAGTCCTTGCGCTTAACTAAGATAGCTGATTAGCTGGCTAGCAACATTTTTAGTGTGCAAATATGAGCAGTATCATTttcacaaaatatattttttatcaaGGCCAGAAATGCTCAGTTATTAAAATTAGGGGACATAAATGGGTGCGCACCTTGACTCCGTTGAGGTGGATGGTTTCGTGCGTCTCGGTCCCTGCAGGGCTATTTGCTGTAGTGGTATAGGTGTAAGCCAGCTGGGGGATCAAGATAGTCTGTTTGTTGTTGGTGGCTAGTGCTCTTAGGCATTGCATTGTGGTCACAATGTCGAGGGGTTTGGCACTTGGCTGACTGGCGTACAGTGCGGCGGGGCAGGTGCCCATGGCTGAGAGTGGCGATGCGTCTTTCTTTGTGCAAGTTAAGTTTAAGGGTTCATCCTCGTTGGTGGAGCCAGAGGAAGGGGAAGAGTAAAGACAAACTTTAGGGGCCACTCTCTCTGTTTCGTCTCTGGCTGGCTTCGGCAGGGATAGGTCTAGGGGCCCCTCAGTACTCTGGGGGGTTTTGGCTGGGCCGGGACCTTCAGCTGTCAGGTTTAGTGGCGAAGGGGAGGCTGGCGAGCTGTGAGTGCCGTTGACCTCTGCTGGGGTAGCTTCTGTTGGGCTGTCTTGGGTCACAGGAGGGATAATAGTGGCTTTGTCCTTCCCTGGGCCCAGAGACACCACACTGTTAGATTCACAGgtgtcctcttcctctgagGGAGGTGTTGGGGCACCTAGCGATATCTGACCCTCCTGCATTTTGTCAAACCACTTCTCTACCACAGAGACTGGGAGGCTGACTGAATCAGAGATCTTGGCCAGCTGGTCCTTTGTGGGCTTTGCATTTAAGGCAAAGTAGGCCTTGAGCAGTGACAGGAGGTTCTTGGGCTGGCCGCAAAGTCCTCCCTCTGATAGCAGGGCAGCAACAGCAGAATCAGACCTATCCAGGCCTGCTCCATTCAGCTTAAGACCATCCTTCTTGCAGTGCTTGAGGGCATGAAGTGCTTCCAGCCCACCGGGACAGTTGTCACATAGGAGACAAGTCTTAGtggtcttttcctctttttctttcgtCTCATTGGCCCTGCTGCCTTTGACAGTCAGATCTTCTGGGAGTTTCTGGGACTTGAATGTGTCGGTGGTTGTTTGAGCTGGTGACACAAGGTCTGGCTCTTTCTTTAGATTATGGGCTGTTAGCTGACCCTGGTTGGGGTCCAAATTGTAGTTTATAATGATTTTTGCATTTCCATCCTGACCCACTATAGGTAGACTGATGGCTGAGATGAGTTGCTGTTGTGGGGGATGAAGCGTTCCAGTGGTTAACCCCGAGTTCACCTGACCTTTGGCATTGTTTTCCAGCACCTGACGGATGACGTTACCATCCACTGCCACTTTGAGAGCATTCTGCAGGTCTGCCAAGTTGATGCTGATGGGTGACACCAGCCCCACAGTGGGTAGGACCACAGCCTGCACTGTACCctgcagaggagctgcagcaccTCCGTTGAAAACCCCACCATTCATGGCGGTCAGAGTTGGGGACGTTATTACTGTTGGCTTGTACTCGTAGTCCACAGGTTCGGTCTTGATCTGGTTGAGGGGCAGCTGCTCCTGCAGGGGCTTGCTGTGCTCCAGCTTCTCCCTAATCTGAGTGCGGAGGACTGAGGGTGGCGTGGAAAGTCCTGGAGATGAACCCTGGCTCTGGGTTTTGGCGTTCCCCAGGCGCGCTCTGCCATTAACTGAGATGACGCTGATGCACTTCTTACTGCTGATGTGGGAGCTGTATGAGCCTGAGTGGGAGAAGCGCTTCTTGCAGTTGGAGCACTCATAGGGTTTCTCTCCTGAATAAAACCACAATgtgtataagagagagaaagaaagaggtgtAGGGGGGAGTGGGAGGGAGAGAAACAAATTTCCATTAGTGAATGAAGCTAAATGAGCAAGCTAGGCTATGAGCAGTACGACAGGAAAAGGCTCTAATGCATTTCAATGATGCTTAAACGCTGATGTAATAGCACCAGTGGGAAATGCCCTTCTCTAATTGCTGTCCCATAATGCCAAAAGAAACACAATTACTGCACATTAAGGAAGAGCACACAATGGACTGAAACACAATGAAGGATATCTAAATATGGGGAATTGgctgaaacagaaataaaacataaatattggTTCAGAGGAGACTCAAACATCTGTGGCCAACAGAGACTCACGCTGGGTACACCAGCCCTGCTCACGTGCATGCACATGcccattcacaaacacacacacacacacacacacacacacacacacacacacacacacacacacacacacacacacacacacacacacacacaaaatatgctGCCATGGTGACAGGGGTTGTCCACTCACCACTGTGAATGCGTAGGTGCTCCTTCAGATGGTGCTTGTATTTAAATGCTTTGCCACATTCAGTGCACTTGAATTTACGATTGCCTCCCGACTGTGTGATGTGTCTCTGTCGGGTGAGGGGAAAGGGGTGAGTCAGTGAGATTACACAGGGAAAACACAACCTTTGAACTGCGACTAATTCATGTCATTAATCAATAGAGGGCAAAAGTTCTTGTTTATTTAACCTGTTTGGAAGCTGCTAAGGAAACTGGACTAAGATAGGTAGAGTCAATTTTAACAATCACTACAGCATTATGCAAGCAGGTGTGCTACTGAAACAAGCCATCAGAAATCAGAAAGAAAAGTGTCTGAAGTAAGGT from Archocentrus centrarchus isolate MPI-CPG fArcCen1 chromosome 20, fArcCen1, whole genome shotgun sequence encodes the following:
- the zeb1b gene encoding zinc finger E-box-binding homeobox 1b yields the protein MADGPRCKRRKQANPKRTNVTNYNNVVEAGSDSDDEDKLHIVEEEGSLADGADCESTLPDDEHPREHCWDRVKEDCVTDGEDDVSTDALVEEMLQQGDTAVIYPEAPDDEPQRQGTPDTSVHDENGTPDSFSQLLTCPYCARGYKRYSSLKEHIKYRHEKTEESFSCPECSYSFAYRAQLERHMTVHKSGRDQRHITQSGGNRKFKCTECGKAFKYKHHLKEHLRIHSGEKPYECSNCKKRFSHSGSYSSHISSKKCISVISVNGRARLGNAKTQSQGSSPGLSTPPSVLRTQIREKLEHSKPLQEQLPLNQIKTEPVDYEYKPTVITSPTLTAMNGGVFNGGAAAPLQGTVQAVVLPTVGLVSPISINLADLQNALKVAVDGNVIRQVLENNAKGQVNSGLTTGTLHPPQQQLISAISLPIVGQDGNAKIIINYNLDPNQGQLTAHNLKKEPDLVSPAQTTTDTFKSQKLPEDLTVKGSRANETKEKEEKTTKTCLLCDNCPGGLEALHALKHCKKDGLKLNGAGLDRSDSAVAALLSEGGLCGQPKNLLSLLKAYFALNAKPTKDQLAKISDSVSLPVSVVEKWFDKMQEGQISLGAPTPPSEEEDTCESNSVVSLGPGKDKATIIPPVTQDSPTEATPAEVNGTHSSPASPSPLNLTAEGPGPAKTPQSTEGPLDLSLPKPARDETERVAPKVCLYSSPSSGSTNEDEPLNLTCTKKDASPLSAMGTCPAALYASQPSAKPLDIVTTMQCLRALATNNKQTILIPQLAYTYTTTANSPAGTETHETIHLNGVKEDRQDTGSEGVSTVEEQNDSDSGPPRKKMKKTDSGMYACDLCDKIFQKSSSLLRHKYEHTGKRPHECGICSKAFKHKHHLIEHMRLHSGEKPYQCDKCGKRFSHSGSYSQHMNHRYSYCKKETQSQAGGQESPEEDGEAQIDMEVLSRAQRQHLAPSQLDSDERGSSTREDEESEEEEEEEGVVDMDDIQVVQIGDEGGEEEEEPEERNEEEMKRVVVGEGGEEEKTEIGEEEADSRQEDVIRSIQEETEMEEEEAMETERGLSERAEGEVTEDSQGKTNRNVVSEDETPQEKGD